The Nocardioides sp. S5 genome includes a window with the following:
- a CDS encoding alpha/beta hydrolase → MVDMLGTLKRTALAPVLVLALASCGGSPETASTGSTGDSSGQTISVAGAPASRWGQGDYGVVLAHGAAFNAASWEEQAVAIADQGASVIAVEDIDPDAIRDAVEQLQGEGVADVALVGASAGADAILDLASQDPSLADQLILLSPNATVDGLGEEPKLFVASEDEPVANVSTELAASSPGEENEVTILPGTAHAQNIFATDQAGPVLDAMLQRLKRFAAP, encoded by the coding sequence GTGGTGGACATGCTCGGAACCCTGAAGAGAACGGCACTCGCACCGGTCCTTGTCCTGGCCCTGGCGAGTTGCGGAGGATCGCCGGAGACGGCCAGCACCGGTTCCACCGGTGACTCCTCAGGGCAGACCATCTCCGTCGCCGGCGCCCCGGCGTCGAGGTGGGGCCAGGGAGACTACGGAGTTGTCCTCGCTCATGGCGCCGCCTTCAACGCGGCCAGTTGGGAGGAGCAAGCCGTCGCGATCGCCGACCAGGGAGCGAGCGTGATCGCTGTCGAGGACATCGACCCCGATGCGATTCGCGACGCCGTGGAACAGCTACAGGGCGAGGGAGTCGCCGACGTCGCGCTCGTCGGGGCCAGCGCTGGGGCCGACGCCATCCTCGATCTCGCGAGCCAGGACCCATCGCTGGCCGATCAGCTGATCTTGCTATCGCCGAACGCAACGGTCGACGGTCTCGGGGAGGAGCCGAAGCTCTTCGTGGCCAGCGAGGACGAGCCCGTGGCCAACGTCTCGACGGAGCTGGCCGCGTCCTCCCCCGGTGAGGAGAACGAGGTGACGATCCTGCCGGGCACGGCCCACGCGCAGAACATCTTCGCCACAGACCAGGCCGGTCCGGTCCTCGACGCGATGCTCCAACGCCTCAAGCGCTTCGCTGCCCCGTGA
- a CDS encoding uracil-DNA glycosylase translates to MNELAERWRLEGPSNSRFVPWFDPDGAGTKAQVLLLMEAPGPRTVAAGDLGFSSLDNDDPTTRQVHRALTSSNLDQARCPRWNVVPWALTGPEGRLRAPRVDDLEDARPALSALLAELVDLRVVVTFGGAALEGWMRYLTLAEHPVVVPTLAVPHPSPANGHRRQEALQRTTAALERAADLCGRTAHS, encoded by the coding sequence TTGAACGAGCTGGCCGAACGGTGGCGGTTAGAAGGTCCGAGCAATTCCAGGTTCGTGCCCTGGTTCGACCCCGACGGTGCAGGAACTAAGGCCCAGGTGCTGCTACTGATGGAGGCGCCCGGCCCCAGAACGGTCGCCGCGGGCGACCTCGGCTTCAGCTCGCTCGACAACGACGATCCCACCACCCGACAGGTTCACCGGGCGCTGACCTCCTCCAATCTCGACCAGGCTCGCTGCCCGCGGTGGAACGTCGTCCCCTGGGCCCTGACCGGACCTGAAGGTCGACTCCGCGCCCCCCGGGTCGATGACCTGGAAGACGCCCGGCCGGCCTTGAGCGCGCTGCTCGCCGAACTGGTCGACCTCCGGGTGGTCGTGACCTTCGGCGGCGCGGCACTTGAAGGGTGGATGAGGTACCTCACGCTCGCCGAGCACCCGGTCGTCGTCCCGACCCTGGCCGTTCCCCATCCCTCACCTGCCAACGGACACCGGCGCCAGGAAGCCCTCCAGCGAACCACCGCCGCTCTGGAACGAGCCGCAGATCTCTGCGGGCGAACAGCCCACAGTTGA
- a CDS encoding cupin domain-containing protein, whose product MDPDPSNYVLEGDAMKYANEHGLVVPYVTRAGQEPDLTGQSEGATRISGISIQHTPATKLWFGKVHNLAGYRSVPHHHGEAETGGYVLSGRARIYFGEKFADYIDMSEGDWVFVPPFLPHVECNIDRNNPLTWMTTRTPENIVVNLLQVDDTELPDWADRP is encoded by the coding sequence ATGGATCCCGACCCCAGCAACTACGTCCTCGAGGGCGACGCCATGAAGTACGCGAACGAGCACGGCTTGGTAGTCCCCTACGTGACGCGAGCAGGACAAGAACCCGACTTGACCGGGCAGAGCGAGGGCGCCACCCGCATCAGCGGCATCAGCATCCAACACACGCCTGCCACCAAGTTGTGGTTCGGCAAGGTGCACAACCTGGCTGGATACCGTTCCGTACCTCATCACCACGGCGAAGCAGAGACCGGTGGCTACGTGCTTTCTGGGCGGGCCCGGATCTACTTCGGAGAGAAGTTCGCGGACTACATTGACATGTCTGAGGGCGACTGGGTGTTTGTGCCGCCGTTCCTGCCGCACGTCGAGTGCAACATCGACCGCAACAACCCCCTCACGTGGATGACCACCCGCACGCCGGAGAACATCGTCGTCAACCTGTTGCAGGTCGACGACACGGAACTCCCGGACTGGGCGGACCGGCCATGA
- a CDS encoding GNAT family N-acetyltransferase: MFVAMGVTDPDPTWRKNAHEWFSSRLDDPNYHFAVVEVGGTVVACAVGAVRDAAPSPAVPDGRDALVNNVSTAPSFRGRGYGRMAFGSVMVWACELGIRRAELMATAVGRGMYERAGFRDTLFPAMRAKLV, from the coding sequence ATGTTCGTCGCCATGGGAGTGACCGACCCTGACCCCACCTGGCGAAAGAACGCACATGAATGGTTCTCCTCCCGGCTTGACGACCCGAACTATCACTTCGCGGTCGTCGAGGTCGGCGGGACGGTTGTCGCCTGTGCCGTCGGGGCTGTTCGTGATGCGGCTCCTTCACCGGCAGTGCCCGATGGACGTGACGCGCTGGTGAATAACGTGAGCACGGCTCCGTCGTTCCGTGGCCGCGGCTATGGCCGTATGGCCTTTGGCTCCGTCATGGTGTGGGCCTGCGAACTCGGCATCCGGCGCGCAGAATTGATGGCGACTGCGGTCGGGCGCGGTATGTACGAACGGGCGGGCTTCCGCGACACGTTGTTCCCCGCCATGCGCGCGAAACTGGTCTGA
- a CDS encoding AMP-binding protein translates to MTGPGSTGHLDTFARDHLPPAEQWPTLEFTIPSLQYPDRLNAGVALIDVPTAEFGPDRPALRTPDGVTWTYGELRARSNQVAHVLVDDLGLVPGNRVLLRSPNNPWTVAAWLGVLKAGGVVVTSMSALRGTELAPIVAKTQPSIALVDHRFVDDVRTLQRTTAPDLRVVTFGADAADDLTRRADSKPDRFEAANTAADDVALFGPTSGSTGVPKVTTHFHRDILSIDNTFGRNTLCLQPDDLVSCTAPFAFTFGLGMLIVFTLRAGACAFLTEAASPAQLADLVAEHDVTVLATAPTAYKQILRSGKAQQLAKLRTAVTAGESMAHATWQELYDEVGLKVIDGIGATEMLHIFISAAGDDIRPGATGRAVPGYRATILDEDGNEVGHGVEGRLAVIGPVGCRYLDDDRQSTYIVNGWNVTGDTFVQDEDGYFWYRARTDDMIVSSGYNIGGPEVEAVLDTHPDVVEAAVVAEPDPERGAIVCAFVVLRDGVEGDAAKVKELQDHVKGLLAPYKYPRDVRFTTALPRNTNNKLQRYKLREAIEAEAQV, encoded by the coding sequence GTGACAGGGCCTGGGTCGACGGGGCATCTCGACACGTTCGCGCGCGACCACCTGCCCCCCGCAGAACAATGGCCGACGCTCGAGTTCACTATCCCATCGCTGCAGTACCCGGACCGCCTCAACGCCGGCGTAGCACTGATAGATGTACCGACGGCTGAGTTCGGCCCGGACCGCCCGGCGCTGCGGACCCCCGACGGCGTGACGTGGACCTATGGCGAGCTCAGGGCGCGATCCAATCAGGTTGCGCACGTCCTGGTCGACGATCTCGGCCTCGTCCCGGGCAACAGGGTGCTGCTGCGTTCCCCGAACAACCCGTGGACTGTGGCTGCCTGGCTCGGCGTTTTGAAGGCTGGCGGCGTGGTGGTGACCTCGATGTCGGCGCTGCGTGGGACCGAACTGGCCCCGATTGTTGCGAAGACACAGCCGTCGATTGCACTGGTGGACCACCGGTTCGTCGACGACGTGCGCACCCTGCAGCGAACCACCGCACCCGATCTGAGGGTCGTGACTTTCGGCGCCGACGCTGCCGACGACCTCACACGCCGCGCGGACAGCAAACCCGACCGTTTCGAGGCCGCCAACACAGCCGCCGACGACGTGGCGCTGTTTGGCCCGACCTCTGGGAGCACCGGCGTACCAAAGGTCACCACCCACTTCCACCGCGACATTTTGTCGATCGACAACACCTTCGGTCGGAACACGCTCTGTCTACAACCCGACGACCTCGTCTCGTGCACTGCACCTTTCGCGTTCACCTTCGGCCTCGGGATGCTGATCGTCTTCACGCTGCGGGCAGGGGCTTGCGCGTTCCTGACCGAGGCAGCGAGCCCCGCCCAACTGGCTGACCTCGTCGCGGAGCACGACGTGACGGTGCTCGCGACTGCGCCGACGGCCTACAAGCAGATCCTTCGGTCAGGAAAAGCGCAGCAGCTCGCCAAGTTACGCACCGCGGTCACGGCCGGTGAGTCGATGGCGCATGCTACCTGGCAGGAACTCTATGACGAGGTAGGGCTCAAGGTCATCGACGGCATCGGCGCCACCGAGATGCTGCACATCTTCATCTCCGCCGCAGGCGACGACATCCGGCCCGGAGCAACCGGACGCGCGGTGCCCGGCTACCGCGCCACAATCCTCGACGAGGACGGCAACGAGGTAGGTCACGGCGTCGAAGGACGGTTAGCCGTCATCGGCCCGGTCGGCTGCCGCTACCTCGACGACGACCGCCAAAGCACCTACATCGTCAACGGCTGGAACGTCACGGGCGACACCTTCGTCCAGGACGAGGACGGCTACTTCTGGTACCGGGCGCGCACCGACGACATGATCGTCTCGTCGGGCTACAACATCGGCGGCCCCGAAGTCGAAGCAGTCCTCGACACCCATCCTGACGTGGTTGAGGCGGCCGTAGTCGCCGAACCCGACCCCGAACGCGGCGCCATCGTGTGTGCCTTCGTCGTGCTCCGCGACGGCGTCGAAGGCGACGCCGCCAAAGTCAAAGAACTGCAGGACCACGTCAAGGGGTTGCTCGCCCCGTACAAGTACCCCCGCGATGTGCGCTTCACCACGGCGCTGCCACGCAACACCAACAACAAGCTGCAGCGCTACAAACTGCGCGAAGCCATTGAGGCGGAGGCCCAAGTATGA
- a CDS encoding DUF202 domain-containing protein, whose product MRQMTPTPRRRPATTSSRLASMNAATTCTYLAWLRTAGGVMVLGLAVATFGDATTIYTIAAGAVLIVVGVAGLFYGTRRYRRVNREIEHGEYTTGSRGRGPAMASTVLTLAVLASLILLIIGEASNGQGR is encoded by the coding sequence ATGCGGCAGATGACCCCGACCCCCAGGCGCCGGCCCGCGACGACATCGTCGCGGTTGGCGTCGATGAACGCGGCTACTACTTGCACCTACCTAGCCTGGCTCCGCACCGCGGGTGGGGTCATGGTGCTCGGCCTGGCCGTGGCCACCTTCGGCGACGCCACCACCATCTACACCATCGCCGCCGGGGCAGTGCTCATCGTGGTCGGCGTTGCCGGACTGTTCTACGGCACCCGACGCTACCGCCGTGTCAACCGCGAGATCGAGCACGGCGAGTACACCACCGGCAGCCGCGGACGCGGCCCCGCCATGGCCTCGACGGTCCTGACCCTCGCCGTGCTCGCATCACTGATTCTGCTGATCATCGGAGAAGCATCGAACGGTCAAGGCCGCTGA
- a CDS encoding IS30 family transposase, producing the protein MPPISLAEPTGRYLSFEEREEIAILHAQDKGVREIARAIGRDPGTVSRELRRNAATRGGKQEYRATVAQWKAQQAAKRPKTAKLLENPKLREYVQDRLAGNVRRPDGTIVTGPTPAPWKGLNKPHRADRRWSLAWSPEQIAQRLKVDFPDDESMRISHEAIYQSLFIEGRGALKRELVTCLRTGRALRQPRARSQNKPGGHVTADVVLSERPAEAEDRAVPGHWEGDLIIGTGRSAIGTIVERSSRSTILVHLPRMEGWGEKPYVKNGPSLGGYGAVAMNAALSASITKLPEQLRKTLTWDRGKELSGHAQFALETGTKVFFADPHSPWQRPSNENTNGLLRQYFPKGTDLSRWSAEDLEAVAHALNNRPRKILGWKTPAEVFDEQLRSLQQPSVASTG; encoded by the coding sequence ATGCCGCCCATTTCGCTGGCCGAGCCCACCGGCCGCTATCTGAGCTTCGAGGAACGTGAGGAGATCGCCATCCTGCACGCCCAGGACAAGGGCGTTCGCGAGATCGCCCGCGCGATCGGGCGTGATCCCGGAACGGTCTCACGCGAGTTGCGCCGCAACGCTGCGACTCGTGGGGGGAAGCAGGAGTACCGGGCCACCGTGGCGCAGTGGAAGGCACAGCAGGCGGCCAAGCGCCCCAAGACCGCGAAGCTGCTCGAGAACCCGAAACTGCGGGAGTACGTCCAAGATCGGCTCGCCGGCAACGTTCGCCGGCCCGACGGCACGATCGTCACTGGCCCCACACCGGCCCCCTGGAAGGGGCTGAACAAGCCGCACCGTGCCGACCGGCGTTGGTCGCTGGCCTGGAGCCCGGAGCAGATCGCACAGCGGTTGAAGGTCGACTTCCCCGATGATGAGTCCATGCGCATCAGCCACGAGGCGATCTACCAGTCGCTGTTCATTGAGGGGCGTGGTGCGCTCAAGCGCGAGCTGGTCACGTGTCTGCGCACCGGACGTGCGCTACGGCAGCCGAGGGCCCGATCGCAGAACAAGCCCGGTGGGCATGTCACGGCCGATGTGGTTCTCAGCGAGCGCCCCGCTGAAGCCGAAGACCGCGCCGTCCCGGGTCACTGGGAGGGCGACCTGATCATCGGCACTGGCCGGTCGGCGATCGGGACGATCGTTGAGCGCAGCAGCCGCTCAACGATCCTGGTCCACCTGCCACGCATGGAGGGCTGGGGCGAGAAGCCCTACGTGAAGAACGGTCCATCGCTCGGCGGCTACGGGGCCGTCGCGATGAACGCGGCGCTGAGTGCGTCGATCACCAAGCTGCCCGAGCAGCTGCGCAAGACCCTGACCTGGGATCGCGGCAAGGAGCTCTCGGGTCACGCGCAGTTCGCGTTGGAGACCGGCACGAAGGTGTTCTTCGCCGACCCCCACTCGCCGTGGCAGCGGCCGAGCAACGAGAACACCAACGGCCTGCTGCGCCAGTACTTCCCCAAAGGCACGGACCTGTCGCGTTGGTCCGCCGAGGACCTCGAGGCCGTCGCTCACGCGCTCAACAACCGGCCCCGCAAGATCCTTGGGTGGAAGACACCTGCCGAGGTGTTCGATGAGCAACTACGCTCGCTTCAACAACCCAGTGTTGCATCGACTGGTTGA
- a CDS encoding MBL fold metallo-hydrolase, with protein MRVTVLGGGGGYPTPERACSGYLVEHDDFHLLMDPGHATMSRLVEYVSPEDVDAVLVTHGHADHCADLNPLLRARHLADDPPGQLPIHAPSGALDALLSLDGAMLADDWTLTVLLSAQEVVIGPFTVTSVELPHFVSNLGVRISAGGRLLAYTGDAGASPDTVDLARGADALLAEASFVDEVPTESAEGLSSARDRGKVAAEAGVGQLVLCHVWPGESTDRLRQAARREFSGEIAVATPGLTIEV; from the coding sequence ATGCGAGTGACCGTGCTGGGAGGCGGGGGTGGGTACCCCACCCCGGAGCGAGCGTGCAGCGGCTACTTGGTCGAGCACGATGACTTCCACCTGCTGATGGACCCAGGGCACGCGACCATGTCCCGGCTGGTGGAGTACGTCTCGCCCGAGGACGTCGACGCCGTGCTGGTCACTCACGGTCACGCCGACCACTGCGCCGACCTCAACCCGTTGCTGCGCGCGCGGCACCTCGCTGACGACCCACCCGGCCAGCTGCCTATCCACGCACCCTCGGGCGCGCTCGACGCGCTGCTGAGTCTCGACGGCGCGATGCTCGCCGATGACTGGACCCTGACCGTTCTCTTATCGGCGCAAGAGGTGGTGATCGGTCCTTTCACGGTAACCTCGGTCGAGCTCCCGCACTTCGTCTCGAACCTCGGTGTCCGCATTAGCGCCGGCGGTCGCCTGCTCGCCTATACCGGCGACGCGGGTGCGAGTCCCGACACCGTCGACCTGGCTCGCGGTGCCGACGCACTCCTGGCCGAAGCGAGCTTCGTCGACGAGGTACCCACGGAGTCGGCCGAGGGACTGAGCAGCGCCCGCGACCGCGGAAAGGTCGCCGCCGAGGCAGGAGTCGGCCAGCTGGTGTTGTGCCACGTCTGGCCCGGCGAGAGCACTGACCGGCTGCGGCAGGCGGCTCGCCGAGAGTTCTCCGGAGAGATCGCCGTGGCCACCCCCGGGCTAACGATCGAAGTCTGA
- a CDS encoding cupredoxin domain-containing protein, whose protein sequence is MAYTVADYAFAPLTVAPGQEVEVVDSDAEAHTLTAIDGSFDTGSFDNSSPGTFTAPDKPGTYDFVCEIHPSMTGTLTVQ, encoded by the coding sequence GTGGCCTACACCGTGGCGGACTACGCATTCGCGCCGCTCACCGTCGCGCCTGGCCAAGAGGTCGAGGTCGTCGACAGCGACGCCGAAGCGCACACCCTGACCGCGATCGACGGCTCCTTCGACACAGGCAGCTTCGACAACAGCTCGCCGGGCACGTTTACCGCTCCTGACAAGCCCGGGACCTACGACTTCGTCTGTGAGATCCACCCGTCGATGACCGGCACTCTGACCGTTCAGTAA
- a CDS encoding fumarylacetoacetate hydrolase family protein, protein MTTPGGSTAAAWRDGWRRLPASDLSAYLRVHTTADAHALAGDDVSDAVPTLLLPSPGKVICCGLNYGDHIAETGRERPTYPTLFAKFADTLIGPDDTIDLPADVETDWEAELAVVVGAELRNATQTEAQAGIAGYTIANDISIRDWQRRTLQWFQGKAWDATTPLGPVLVTPDEIDPKDGVEVVCRVNGIERQRGNTRTLVFDCPALLSYISTFTTLRPGDVVLTGTPGGVGMAMDPPTYLTGGDTVETEIDGIGMLTNHIRTGA, encoded by the coding sequence GTGACCACACCCGGCGGCAGCACCGCGGCTGCATGGCGCGACGGTTGGCGCCGGCTCCCGGCTAGCGACCTCAGCGCCTACCTACGCGTCCACACGACCGCAGACGCTCACGCACTTGCCGGCGACGACGTCTCAGACGCTGTGCCCACACTTCTGCTGCCCTCGCCCGGCAAAGTCATCTGCTGCGGCCTCAACTACGGCGACCACATCGCGGAGACCGGCCGTGAAAGGCCGACCTACCCGACCCTGTTCGCTAAGTTCGCAGACACCCTGATCGGACCCGACGACACGATCGACCTACCGGCCGACGTCGAGACCGACTGGGAAGCGGAACTCGCCGTCGTCGTCGGCGCCGAACTACGCAACGCCACGCAGACCGAAGCGCAAGCAGGCATTGCTGGCTACACCATCGCCAACGACATCTCGATCCGCGACTGGCAGCGCCGCACCTTGCAATGGTTTCAGGGCAAAGCATGGGACGCCACCACTCCATTGGGGCCGGTCCTCGTGACACCAGACGAAATCGACCCCAAAGACGGCGTCGAAGTCGTATGCCGGGTCAACGGCATCGAGCGCCAGCGAGGCAACACCAGGACTCTCGTCTTCGACTGTCCTGCGCTCCTGTCCTACATCTCCACGTTCACGACGCTCCGACCCGGAGACGTCGTACTCACCGGCACCCCAGGTGGCGTCGGCATGGCCATGGACCCCCCGACCTACCTGACCGGCGGCGACACCGTCGAGACAGAGATTGACGGCATCGGCATGCTCACCAACCACATCCGAACCGGCGCCTGA
- a CDS encoding sigma-70 family RNA polymerase sigma factor, with translation MLTELYLRHGTALMTFVLRLVDDRGRAEDVVQETMLRGWRNLDRIDPSRGDPRAYLFAVARNLVIDLWRADERRPRLIGDDDTVAAQSVGDRADALVDAYVVEQALDRLSPEHRAVVDELYYRGATVTEAASTLGLRPGTVKSRSYYAIRILRTAFEEMGVER, from the coding sequence GTGCTGACCGAGCTCTACCTACGGCACGGGACGGCCCTGATGACCTTCGTGCTGCGCCTGGTCGATGACCGGGGCCGCGCCGAGGACGTCGTGCAGGAGACGATGCTGCGCGGCTGGCGCAACCTCGACAGGATCGATCCGAGTCGCGGTGATCCGCGGGCCTACCTGTTCGCGGTGGCCCGCAACCTGGTCATCGATCTGTGGCGCGCCGACGAGCGCCGCCCACGACTCATCGGCGACGACGACACCGTGGCAGCCCAGTCGGTCGGTGACCGCGCCGACGCGCTGGTCGACGCCTACGTCGTCGAGCAGGCACTGGACCGGCTCTCACCCGAGCACCGGGCCGTGGTCGACGAGCTCTACTACCGCGGCGCCACCGTCACCGAGGCCGCCAGCACCCTCGGGCTGCGCCCGGGCACCGTGAAGTCACGCTCGTACTACGCGATCCGCATCCTGCGGACCGCGTTCGAAGAGATGGGAGTCGAGCGATGA
- a CDS encoding RidA family protein — protein sequence MTDLTPTAINPTSLPEPRGYSHGTLSGNTLYLGGQTALDANMAIVPGGIVEQFRQAFGNVLATLSAAGGIPEDLVSITIYLTDIPDYQAHSKEIGQAWRELAGPVYPAMAGIGTTGLWQSDALIEILGVAVIPDERLNRG from the coding sequence ATGACGGACCTGACGCCCACCGCAATCAACCCCACCTCGCTGCCTGAACCGCGCGGCTACTCCCACGGCACCCTGAGCGGGAACACCCTCTACCTGGGCGGACAGACCGCGCTCGACGCAAACATGGCGATCGTTCCGGGCGGCATCGTCGAACAATTTCGGCAGGCGTTCGGCAACGTCCTCGCAACCCTCAGCGCCGCGGGGGGCATCCCGGAGGACCTGGTCTCGATCACCATCTACCTCACCGACATCCCCGACTACCAGGCGCACAGTAAGGAAATCGGGCAGGCCTGGCGCGAGCTAGCAGGGCCCGTCTACCCGGCCATGGCCGGCATCGGCACCACCGGACTGTGGCAGTCCGATGCCCTCATCGAGATCCTGGGCGTTGCGGTCATTCCCGATGAGCGCCTCAACCGCGGTTGA
- a CDS encoding zf-HC2 domain-containing protein: MNQHEEDRAHTRLRELLGPYVLGGLDADDRARLEAHLPTCASCRDELATYAGLPALLRAGAPSSAHRETSDAALGDAIGALRTRRHRRRLLLTAAAAVVLVAGAGVGTAVVLEPDAPLATTLALSAPAGVSATGAASLSAKPWGTSVELDLRGLPQDEQFVAWLVSPEGERQQVATWGSTGNGEARVTGASAFVTRDVAQVRVTDSDGDLVISATTR; the protein is encoded by the coding sequence ATGAACCAGCACGAGGAGGACCGCGCTCACACCCGGCTGCGCGAGCTGCTGGGCCCCTACGTCCTGGGCGGTCTCGACGCCGACGACCGGGCTCGGCTCGAGGCCCATCTCCCGACCTGCGCCTCGTGCCGCGACGAGCTCGCGACGTACGCCGGGCTGCCGGCGCTGCTGCGGGCCGGGGCGCCGTCATCAGCACACCGCGAAACCTCCGATGCTGCCTTGGGTGACGCGATCGGAGCCCTGCGGACCCGTCGGCATCGTCGCCGGCTGCTCCTCACCGCTGCCGCCGCGGTCGTGCTGGTGGCGGGAGCGGGTGTCGGCACGGCGGTGGTCCTCGAACCCGACGCACCCCTCGCTACGACTCTCGCCCTGAGCGCACCGGCGGGAGTGAGCGCCACCGGTGCGGCCTCCTTGAGCGCCAAGCCGTGGGGCACGTCGGTCGAGCTCGACCTGCGGGGGCTCCCACAAGACGAGCAGTTCGTCGCCTGGCTGGTCTCACCCGAAGGAGAGCGCCAGCAGGTCGCCACTTGGGGATCGACCGGCAACGGCGAAGCGCGCGTGACCGGGGCCTCGGCGTTCGTCACGCGCGATGTCGCCCAGGTGCGGGTCACCGACTCCGACGGTGATCTCGTGATCTCCGCCACTACCCGGTGA
- a CDS encoding acyl-CoA thioesterase domain-containing protein, translated as MNTSETFTDAVTLRPADAETLDVAFLATSQPCPWPKAYGGDMVAQAAVAAMRTVQDGKTMHSMHSYFMRPVNVGAHIRYEVELLRDGRGYSTRHVRAFQDGKPVYVCMASFAAGELGGRFQASMPDGIPHPESLPTAEDYLAPKTGGTMTDTSKAYWAGGRSFDMRHVPGPVYLTVEGDTAPSQGVWVRPFDALREVDGLTNEQRDIAALAYVCDYTILEPALRVLGLAWADEGLVTASLDHAMWFHRPVRMTDWLLYAQDAISVEAGRGTAIGRFFTTDGELVATAVQEGMIRATGATS; from the coding sequence ATGAATACGTCGGAGACGTTCACTGACGCTGTCACATTGAGGCCCGCCGACGCAGAGACCCTAGATGTCGCGTTCCTTGCCACCTCCCAGCCTTGCCCCTGGCCAAAGGCATACGGCGGCGACATGGTGGCACAAGCAGCAGTTGCAGCCATGCGAACCGTGCAAGACGGCAAGACGATGCACTCGATGCACTCGTACTTCATGCGTCCGGTCAACGTTGGCGCCCACATCCGCTACGAGGTCGAACTGCTCCGCGACGGTCGCGGCTACAGCACGCGCCACGTGCGCGCCTTCCAGGACGGGAAGCCCGTCTACGTCTGCATGGCAAGTTTCGCAGCCGGAGAGCTGGGCGGCCGGTTCCAGGCAAGCATGCCGGACGGCATACCTCACCCCGAGTCGTTGCCGACTGCGGAGGACTACCTGGCCCCGAAGACCGGTGGCACCATGACCGACACGTCTAAGGCCTACTGGGCCGGCGGCCGCAGCTTCGACATGCGACACGTACCGGGACCGGTCTACCTCACTGTCGAAGGTGACACGGCGCCCAGCCAGGGCGTCTGGGTTCGGCCCTTCGACGCACTGCGCGAGGTCGACGGGCTTACCAACGAGCAACGCGACATCGCAGCGCTGGCGTACGTCTGCGACTACACCATCCTGGAACCAGCTCTACGAGTCCTCGGGCTGGCTTGGGCAGACGAGGGTCTGGTCACAGCAAGCCTGGACCATGCGATGTGGTTTCACCGGCCAGTCCGCATGACCGATTGGCTGCTGTACGCCCAAGACGCAATCTCGGTCGAAGCTGGACGTGGCACCGCGATCGGTCGTTTCTTCACCACTGACGGAGAACTGGTCGCCACGGCGGTTCAGGAAGGCATGATTCGTGCCACCGGGGCGACGTCGTGA